From a region of the Desulfatiglans sp. genome:
- a CDS encoding PIN domain-containing protein, producing MRIALDTNILAYAEGIGDEVRCSKTIYLLERLPAEEILIPAQTLGELFRVLTGKAGRAPMLSREAIISWADSYEVAQSSWASFQAAMDLAVDHKLQIWDALIMAVAAENQCRLLLSEDLQTGFIWRGITVVNPFDSQHSPLLEKYFSNNS from the coding sequence ATGAGAATAGCCCTTGATACAAATATCCTGGCATATGCAGAAGGGATCGGAGATGAAGTGCGCTGTAGTAAAACAATATATCTTTTAGAGAGGTTGCCGGCTGAAGAGATCCTTATCCCTGCCCAGACTTTGGGGGAGCTCTTCAGGGTCCTTACAGGGAAGGCAGGACGAGCGCCTATGCTTTCGAGAGAGGCAATTATAAGCTGGGCTGACAGTTATGAAGTTGCCCAATCCTCCTGGGCATCATTTCAGGCAGCAATGGATCTGGCTGTAGATCATAAGCTTCAAATATGGGATGCATTGATTATGGCTGTTGCTGCGGAGAACCAATGTCGCCTGCTTTTGAGTGAAGATTTACAGACAGGTTTTATCTGGAGAGGCATTACAGTTGTAAACCCCTTTGATTCTCAACATTCACCACTTCTTGAAAAATATTTTTCAAATAATTCATAA
- a CDS encoding type II toxin-antitoxin system prevent-host-death family antitoxin encodes MKTITSANANRDFSKLLKEVRMGEDVTILSRGTPVAKITSISSDTMRKSAMKKLLLSRLKSQSVTGVRNWTREDLYSE; translated from the coding sequence ATGAAGACTATAACATCAGCTAATGCAAATCGTGATTTTTCTAAATTATTAAAGGAAGTTCGGATGGGTGAAGATGTAACCATTCTTTCCAGAGGTACCCCTGTGGCAAAGATAACATCTATATCATCAGACACTATGCGAAAAAGCGCAATGAAAAAACTTCTCCTATCTCGTTTAAAGTCCCAGTCGGTTACAGGGGTCCGTAATTGGACACGAGAAGACCTTTATAGTGAATAA
- a CDS encoding NAD-dependent epimerase/dehydratase family protein: MKILVTGANGVIGRELFTLLPSLYEVVALDIKKNVDFPNKYKFIECDLTDIALLKSQIGIIPSTVIHCAGLAHQKVGAYDRDAYIKINSEATENLASIAAEKNKLHFIFLSTISVYGESDLLQPVSEDSLSNPSSDYAFSKLDAEKRLIALYEKGIIHKLTILRLAPVYDRDFRLNLERRIFGPKKIAYVVFGNGQQSMSALARPNLIDFIEHILKRRGSERSIEVINVCDPKPYSFYEIIKTFKNNNIYGYKPVVPVPLSMVWFLTRLAGSIFRKQKLWFHSCYDKVAGSLVFDNTRMLQTGFQPRHDLHSVFAKRN; this comes from the coding sequence ATGAAGATTTTAGTAACAGGGGCCAATGGTGTCATAGGAAGAGAACTGTTCACCTTGTTACCATCCTTATATGAAGTTGTTGCACTCGACATTAAGAAAAATGTAGATTTCCCAAATAAATATAAATTTATTGAATGCGATTTAACGGACATTGCACTACTAAAAAGTCAAATTGGTATCATACCCTCAACTGTTATACATTGTGCAGGGTTGGCTCATCAGAAGGTAGGAGCTTATGATAGGGATGCCTATATTAAAATAAACAGCGAAGCAACTGAAAATCTTGCATCCATTGCCGCTGAAAAAAACAAATTACATTTTATTTTTCTTTCTACAATTTCTGTTTACGGAGAGAGTGATTTATTGCAACCTGTTTCTGAAGATTCCCTATCTAATCCTTCAAGCGATTATGCATTTAGCAAGCTGGATGCAGAGAAACGTCTTATTGCTTTATATGAAAAGGGTATAATCCATAAATTAACAATTCTAAGACTCGCCCCGGTATATGATAGGGATTTTCGGTTAAATCTTGAAAGAAGAATTTTTGGGCCTAAAAAAATCGCATATGTTGTTTTTGGAAACGGACAACAAAGTATGTCTGCTCTTGCAAGGCCAAATCTTATCGATTTTATAGAACATATACTTAAGAGAAGAGGTAGTGAACGGAGTATAGAAGTTATAAATGTATGTGACCCTAAACCATACTCATTCTATGAAATCATCAAAACTTTCAAAAATAATAATATTTATGGTTATAAACCGGTAGTTCCAGTACCTTTATCAATGGTTTGGTTTCTAACTCGTCTGGCCGGATCAATTTTTAGGAAACAAAAATTATGGTTTCATTCCTGTTATGATAAAGTGGCAGGAAGCCTGGTATTTGATAACACTCGCATGCTTCAAACAGGTTTTCAGCCTAGACATGATTTGCATTCGGTTTTTGCAAAGCGTAACTGA
- a CDS encoding UPF0175 family protein — protein MRMIEIEYPDFIPAVLNQSNETFEQEARFALAVKLFEMGRLTSGQAARMAKVSRVRFLLECNRYGASSVQWDQEEINAEFSE, from the coding sequence ATGCGAATGATAGAGATAGAATATCCCGATTTCATACCTGCTGTACTGAACCAGAGCAATGAAACGTTTGAGCAAGAGGCCAGATTCGCCCTGGCTGTCAAGTTATTTGAAATGGGAAGGCTTACATCCGGTCAGGCGGCAAGAATGGCAAAGGTATCCCGTGTTAGATTTTTGCTGGAATGCAATCGTTATGGCGCATCCAGCGTGCAATGGGATCAGGAAGAGATTAACGCCGAATTTTCAGAGTGA
- a CDS encoding UDP-N-acetylmuramyl pentapeptide phosphotransferase translates to MGAWSISHYANYVGLLDHSNNRSSHVGIIPKGGGIGILIAFVISTIFAKISPAFWIPAVILSLISLIGDKREVSPKLRLPIQFLLTLSFIIFAPVLSDVLPSEALKLSPVFSILIFIFFILFIVATTNWYNFMDGINGIAGITAIVAFGLLAFYNYISHGDSKLTFLAVSIALACIGFLPFNFPNAKVFMGDVGSILLGFVFASFVVMLSRSFLDFICLAGFLFPFYADEFVTMFVRLKAGENLLKAHRRHFYQILVNEMGIAHWKISVGYSALQLIVGLCILLIKPFGIIPVFGLLLFFFAGFVFANYFIRMRC, encoded by the coding sequence TTGGGTGCATGGTCTATATCACATTATGCTAATTATGTAGGCCTGCTTGATCATTCAAATAACAGGAGTTCTCATGTAGGTATTATCCCAAAAGGTGGTGGGATTGGGATACTTATTGCCTTCGTTATTTCAACCATATTTGCTAAAATCTCTCCAGCATTTTGGATACCTGCTGTTATTCTTTCTTTGATAAGCCTTATTGGCGATAAAAGGGAAGTGTCCCCAAAGCTTCGACTGCCTATTCAATTTTTATTAACTCTATCCTTCATTATATTTGCTCCTGTCCTATCTGATGTTCTTCCTTCTGAGGCTTTAAAGCTCTCTCCAGTTTTCTCTATTCTAATTTTTATCTTTTTCATTTTGTTCATTGTAGCCACAACCAACTGGTACAACTTTATGGATGGCATTAATGGTATTGCAGGAATTACAGCTATTGTTGCTTTTGGTTTGCTTGCTTTCTATAATTATATTTCTCACGGTGATAGTAAATTAACATTTCTTGCAGTCTCCATCGCTTTAGCATGTATTGGATTTCTTCCTTTTAATTTCCCAAACGCTAAAGTATTTATGGGTGATGTTGGTAGCATTCTTTTGGGATTTGTATTTGCATCTTTTGTAGTTATGCTTTCCAGGAGTTTTCTGGATTTTATATGCCTTGCCGGGTTTCTATTTCCATTTTATGCAGATGAATTTGTTACTATGTTTGTCCGTCTCAAGGCTGGTGAAAACCTTCTTAAAGCCCATAGAAGACACTTTTATCAAATCCTTGTAAACGAAATGGGTATTGCCCATTGGAAAATATCTGTTGGATATAGTGCATTGCAGTTGATAGTAGGGCTGTGTATCCTGTTAATAAAGCCATTTGGTATTATCCCGGTCTTTGGATTGCTATTGTTCTTCTTTGCAGGTTTTGTATTTGCTAACTATTTCATTCGTATGAGGTGTTGA
- a CDS encoding DUF3368 domain-containing protein has product MLGKMVCNTGPLVALSLINRIDILRDLFDVIAVPEAVHREILAGGSENAGLSNYNRVQWIKVLPISTSIDPLLLKSLDEGEASVIALARELKADFTLIDERKARKIARTVYGLEVIGSARILVEAKNKGLIENVGSALQNMRDNGYWMGASIVEAALKMAGEL; this is encoded by the coding sequence ATGCTTGGTAAAATGGTTTGTAATACAGGCCCGCTTGTAGCCTTATCACTAATTAATCGTATAGATATTCTTCGAGACCTTTTTGATGTTATCGCTGTACCCGAGGCAGTTCATAGAGAGATCCTGGCTGGTGGATCAGAAAATGCAGGTTTGTCCAATTACAACAGGGTACAATGGATAAAGGTTTTACCGATTTCTACCTCGATTGATCCTTTGTTGTTAAAATCTCTGGACGAGGGAGAGGCATCTGTAATTGCACTTGCAAGAGAATTGAAGGCGGATTTTACATTAATCGATGAACGCAAAGCAAGAAAGATTGCAAGAACTGTATATGGGTTGGAGGTTATTGGATCTGCAAGAATCCTTGTTGAGGCAAAAAATAAAGGGCTCATAGAAAACGTTGGATCAGCCTTACAAAATATGCGAGATAATGGTTATTGGATGGGCGCATCTATTGTTGAAGCAGCATTAAAAATGGCTGGAGAATTATAA